A stretch of the Clarias gariepinus isolate MV-2021 ecotype Netherlands chromosome 26, CGAR_prim_01v2, whole genome shotgun sequence genome encodes the following:
- the LOC128514035 gene encoding uncharacterized protein LOC128514035, with protein sequence MKILYLLTFMITLSGVLTQDSGWRVNYPDNLICAVRGFSVSIPCSYYYPTSNPNIQVTQRLWCSMNSNTGKCTAPPYVYNSSSNTKSDFEYVGDDKSNCTLLIHNVQFNYSGEYRFRFITDATNGRWTGEPGVTLQTADLKVSLIRLSGNGTLKQGDSLNLTCDVNCTHSSSQFVWSKNNEQLNTSGPVLHFPALTVRDSGNYTCTWKTKETSGSKTIILQVEDLTGDFAQWKIWIIVLVIVVVIAIVAAVVFYWRERGKAQDQNYGKTTEKAWVEENTHYIQIKPELNYSPRLGEETLHKEEVTYASVRIKAKEQKQGCVHTEQQKEDDSVIYSSVIKSDHNLKKLLS encoded by the exons ATGAAGATCCTGTACTTGTTGACGTTCATGATCACGCTGTCTG GTGTTCTCACTCAGGACAGTGGATGGCGTGTGAATTATCCTGATAATCTGATCTGTGCTGTGAGAGGATTCAGTGTCTCCATTCCCTGTAGTTATTATTATCCAACATCAAATCCCAACATTCAGGTGACACAAAGGCTTTGGTGCTCAATGAACTCAAACACGGGAAAGTGTACAGCCCCTCCGTATGTTTATAACAGCTCATCAAACACCAAGTCAGACTTTGAGTACGTTGGAGACGACAAATCAAACTGCACTTTGTTAATCCACAATGTACAGTTTAATTATTCTGGAGAGTACAGATTCAGATTTATAACTGATGCGACCAATGGCAGATGGACAGGTGAACCTGGAGTGACTCTACAAACTGCAG atttaaaggtgtCACTAATCAGGCTCAGTGGAAATGGAACCCTTAAACAAGGAGACTCGTTAAATCTGACGTGTGATGTGAACTGCACACACAGTTCCTCACAGTTTGTGTGGTCTAAGAACAACGAGCAGTTAAACACATCAGGACCCGTTCTTCACTTTCCTGCTCTAACCGTGAgggattctgggaattacacctGCACTTGGAAAACCAAGGAGACGTCAGGATCTAAAACCATCATCCTTCAGGTCGAGG atttaacaggaGATTTTGCCCAGTGGAAAATCTGGATCATTGTTTTGGTGATTGTTGTTGTGATAGCGATCGTAGCAGCTGTCGTTTTCTACTGGAG GGAAAGAGGAAAAGCTCAGGATCAAAACTATGGGAAAACTACAGAGAAAGCTTGG GTTGaagaaaacacacattatatacaaataaaaccagagcTAAACTACTCTCCTCGGCTGGGTGAGGAAACATTGCACAAAGAGGAAGTGACTTATGCGTCTGTGCGTATTAAAGCCAAAGAACAAAAGCAAGG GTGTGTCCACACTGAACAACAGAAAGAGGACGACAGTGTTATCTACAGCAGTGTCATAAAATCTGATCACAATCTAAAAAAACTGTTATCCTGA